A region from the Acidobacteriota bacterium genome encodes:
- a CDS encoding prenyltransferase, giving the protein MIGHRIAPLLGIARANFLLLPVALVAVGAAAAAWDGAFRWTPTLLALVGLTLLHAAVNALNEASDMETGIDLQTVRTPFSGGSGTLPAGQLSVRATRVFAYGCIGVAAVIGLWFAVRLGPWFVGLLAVGAASVVFYTERFARIGLGEVVAGLGLGALPVWGAAWVQGPPPGPAALWAGVPAFFMTFNLLLLNEFPDEAADRAGGRKNLVLLFGRQGAALVYAAAALLAPAAIVAAVVLGALPTHALAAVLPSILLVPPLGWAFGDSRQPVPHGALGANVAWNLATNAVLALALVVDLLMA; this is encoded by the coding sequence ATGATCGGCCACCGGATCGCGCCATTGCTCGGCATCGCCCGCGCCAACTTCCTCCTCCTGCCCGTCGCGCTCGTTGCCGTCGGCGCCGCAGCCGCCGCGTGGGACGGCGCCTTCCGCTGGACGCCCACGCTGCTCGCGCTCGTCGGGCTCACACTTCTTCACGCCGCGGTGAACGCGCTCAACGAAGCGAGCGACATGGAGACGGGCATCGACCTGCAGACGGTGCGCACGCCGTTTTCCGGCGGCAGCGGCACGTTGCCGGCCGGGCAATTGTCGGTGCGTGCCACGCGGGTGTTCGCGTACGGGTGCATCGGGGTGGCTGCGGTGATCGGCCTGTGGTTCGCGGTCCGTCTGGGGCCGTGGTTCGTGGGGCTGCTGGCCGTGGGCGCGGCGTCGGTCGTCTTCTACACCGAGCGCTTCGCGCGCATCGGCCTCGGCGAGGTCGTGGCCGGGCTCGGCCTCGGCGCGCTTCCGGTGTGGGGCGCCGCATGGGTGCAGGGGCCGCCTCCGGGCCCCGCCGCGCTGTGGGCCGGCGTGCCGGCGTTCTTCATGACGTTCAACCTGCTCCTGCTGAACGAGTTTCCCGACGAAGCGGCCGATCGGGCCGGCGGCCGGAAGAACCTCGTGCTGCTGTTCGGACGCCAGGGCGCGGCGCTGGTTTACGCGGCGGCGGCGCTACTCGCGCCGGCCGCCATCGTGGCCGCCGTCGTGCTCGGTGCGCTGCCAACCCACGCGCTGGCGGCGGTCCTGCCGTCGATCCTGCTCGTGCCGCCGCTCGGCTGGGCCTTCGGAGACTCGCGCCAACCGGTGCCGCACGGCGCACTGGGCGCCAACGTGGCGTGGAACCTCGCGACCAACGCCGTGCTGGCCCTGGCGCTCGTCGTGGACCTCTTGATGGCGTAG
- a CDS encoding FkbM family methyltransferase, whose product MHRRDFVVGAVTGAAAASATLVTGRAVYARFRDDGRASFSEQGEDLVLFHVVRDVLKVAHPTYVDVGAAHPVESNNTYLLYTHGGRGVLVEPNPVFAEQLRDKRPRDTVVEAGIGVAGAAEADYYVIRGNPMLNTFSREQVDELRRRGGDEVVERVVKMPLITLDQLMAEHLGRAPDVLSTDVEGLDFAILRSLDFERFRPGAICAEGASTDVHGRQSPIAAFLLTKGYVPRGGSLVNTIYVSVGVRS is encoded by the coding sequence ATGCACCGTCGCGATTTCGTCGTCGGCGCGGTCACAGGGGCCGCCGCGGCCTCGGCAACGCTCGTTACCGGCCGCGCCGTCTACGCGCGGTTCCGCGACGATGGGCGAGCGAGCTTCTCGGAGCAGGGCGAGGACCTCGTGCTGTTCCACGTCGTCCGCGACGTGCTGAAGGTGGCGCACCCCACCTACGTCGACGTCGGCGCGGCGCACCCCGTCGAGAGCAACAACACGTATCTGCTCTACACCCATGGCGGGCGGGGCGTGCTCGTCGAACCCAACCCCGTCTTCGCCGAGCAGTTGCGCGACAAGCGGCCGCGCGACACGGTGGTGGAGGCCGGCATCGGCGTCGCTGGCGCCGCCGAGGCCGACTACTACGTCATCCGCGGCAACCCCATGTTGAACACGTTCTCGCGCGAACAGGTCGACGAGCTGCGACGTAGGGGCGGCGACGAGGTGGTGGAGCGCGTCGTCAAGATGCCACTCATCACGTTGGACCAGTTGATGGCCGAGCACCTCGGGAGGGCACCCGACGTGCTGTCGACCGACGTCGAGGGACTCGATTTCGCCATTCTCCGGTCGCTCGACTTCGAACGGTTCCGGCCGGGAGCCATCTGCGCCGAAGGCGCGTCGACCGACGTCCACGGCCGGCAATCGCCCATCGCCGCGTTTCTGCTCACGAAGGGCTACGTGCCTCGCGGCGGATCGCTCGTCAACACGATCTACGTGAGTGTTGGGGTCAGGTCTTGA
- a CDS encoding PQQ-binding-like beta-propeller repeat protein produces the protein MQNSFVVAGLVALLAGTTLAAGNWPHWRGPSEDGVSRETGLPVSWGATCADPTPDGLPAAGVDAAGNGAEAVEHSQRPATPPPAAGPQGRSPGGGREGRPLTPVTCSNIETTNVAWKLPLPAYSGSTPIVWGNTIFLNVATAANTGALELWAVDRTTRSVAWKRRLTDSNHMAQKQNMSSPSPVTDGRHVWVMTGLGILKAFDFAGKELWSRDLQADYGTFGLLFGYASSPLLRDALYLQVLHGMKTDDPSYVLKIDKMTGKTIWRVERPTDAVHESPDSYTTPAWVDVNGRPELIITGGDVISGHDPQTGREYWRADVLNPQRARNYRIVASPTIAAGLIIAPTRVNPLVAIRPGGSGDVAKTHVAWTFAQGPDVPTPVSDGELLYIVRDNGVVFALDVKTGATVYGPQRLPSGTYSASPVLADGKIYVTTEEEGLTTVFKAGRDFEVLSSNSLLGDCSPYCLSTVAVSEGQLFVRTSSYLWAIGERRTVD, from the coding sequence ATGCAGAATTCTTTCGTCGTTGCGGGCCTCGTCGCCCTGCTCGCGGGAACCACCCTCGCCGCCGGCAACTGGCCGCACTGGCGCGGCCCATCGGAAGACGGCGTCAGCCGAGAGACGGGCCTGCCCGTCTCGTGGGGGGCGACGTGCGCCGACCCGACGCCCGACGGACTGCCTGCAGCCGGGGTCGACGCAGCCGGCAACGGCGCCGAGGCAGTCGAGCACTCGCAGAGACCTGCCACGCCGCCACCGGCCGCGGGACCGCAGGGTCGCAGTCCGGGCGGCGGCCGTGAGGGGCGCCCCCTCACCCCGGTGACCTGCTCGAACATCGAGACGACGAACGTGGCCTGGAAGCTGCCGCTTCCCGCCTACAGCGGGTCGACGCCCATCGTCTGGGGCAACACGATCTTCCTCAACGTGGCCACCGCGGCGAACACCGGTGCGCTCGAGCTCTGGGCGGTCGACCGGACCACGCGTTCGGTCGCGTGGAAGCGGCGTCTGACCGACTCGAACCACATGGCGCAGAAGCAGAACATGTCGTCGCCCTCGCCGGTGACCGACGGCCGCCACGTGTGGGTCATGACGGGCCTCGGCATCCTCAAGGCCTTCGACTTCGCGGGCAAGGAGCTGTGGTCGCGCGACCTCCAGGCCGACTACGGGACCTTCGGCCTGCTGTTTGGCTATGCCTCGTCGCCGCTGTTGCGCGACGCGCTGTATCTGCAGGTGCTCCACGGCATGAAGACGGACGACCCGTCCTACGTGCTGAAGATCGACAAGATGACGGGCAAGACGATCTGGCGAGTCGAGCGACCGACCGACGCCGTCCACGAGTCGCCCGACTCCTACACCACGCCGGCCTGGGTCGACGTGAACGGGCGGCCAGAGCTCATCATCACCGGCGGCGATGTCATCTCCGGCCACGATCCGCAGACGGGCCGCGAGTACTGGCGCGCCGACGTGCTCAACCCGCAGCGGGCGAGGAACTATCGGATTGTCGCCTCGCCGACGATTGCCGCGGGTCTCATCATCGCGCCGACGCGCGTCAACCCGCTCGTCGCGATTCGCCCGGGCGGCAGCGGCGACGTCGCGAAGACGCACGTCGCCTGGACGTTCGCCCAGGGCCCCGACGTGCCCACACCGGTCAGCGACGGCGAGTTGCTCTACATCGTGCGCGACAACGGCGTGGTGTTCGCGCTCGACGTGAAGACCGGCGCCACCGTGTACGGGCCGCAGCGTCTGCCGTCTGGCACCTACAGCGCGTCGCCCGTGCTGGCCGACGGCAAGATCTACGTCACCACCGAAGAAGAGGGCCTCACGACGGTGTTCAAGGCAGGGCGGGACTTCGAGGTGCTCTCGTCGAACTCGCTGCTCGGCGACTGCTCGCCCTACTGCCTCAGCACGGTCGCCGTCTCGGAGGGCCAGCTCTTCGTGCGCACCTCGTCGTATCTCTGGGCCATCGGTGAGCGGCGGACGGTGGACTGA
- a CDS encoding choice-of-anchor D domain-containing protein gives MSATRTTSFALLFALTAATAPAQLSVTIRDISPDQSTLHNTDPDGASGGRVNGLGVDRTTPGTFWAASEWGGLFRSIDNGLTWAHVPGHVPVATWDVEVDPTNSNRVYATSFYDGRVASRAGISLTTDGGVTWVRPASATPPANFCIEEVRRTEPSAFGIAIDPANAARVFIGTNCGLAMSTNSGATWTFVDPTPANRAGNVWDVVVHDGGIIDLCGDDGHRRSTDGGTTWTTATSSPLPAGRCSLAVSPDESYVLFAVVGTSIFESDDGGQTWPVTYANPSAQGRIPFVATNQRTGATYDLWFGDVRLHRGTCTTPNPAAPGGAQRCNASAAWAGPFTRSVGGHDDVGDIAFAPNVANDACPVLFSSDGGVYRNTVAASPACHMPAWTQPNVTPHALWNFTFTGVPRAGANAEDLYFGNQDNGSFGTTTGGATNVAWTNERCCDGFDTAGEGTRGLSTICCFGGGRATRLFLSGAGLTGASPEISVYPGGNMRSFEHLNSLANFGPNSYVAATTTGVFVSTNMGPAPTWTQLGAATSPPGACGTQVTFSGGVPTFFVKSGGCNGDTAGTLWRYEGAGGGGTWQQVPNPGAGSFGVYAVDRNNPQRVIASNLGAPGGPRMVMTLDGGTTWFGLPALDLMMTGGGVFQYANTRGPNRFTGFGGYPQPTLVAFDPADPDLVVAGAADAGVFISTNGGTRWQRVTDPLDPGASGVPHIPRPYYAHFDHDAPGDGINLFLGTRGRGAWRLTFEKVAMPEVQVPSAPVFDALCPGGSAVDTLNVCNTSAGNLVVTAVTSSNPEFAVTAPSGGFPVSVSHDFCFPFQVRFTPSAPGPRSATLTVNSNDPNFPSVTVTSTGSGIAPSDIRVTGSTDFGVASAWKSATRTVSVCNIGACPVDATSASVSCTDFTLASNPLPATLRPGACLDVEVEYTPGLPGRHTCDLTITSTSPVTPKVVRELTGRTPPAMSVHAGIAWPHGSFASTLTSGSTLNVAFINAYRPEWAWELRFGLSRLDAKAGGTDTDAWHLAPNLRYTFNPGDPWLVFANGGFGLYHFKPGGFEAGLNLGAGLRRPLNRRFAIEGTYNFQWAFTASPSRRYSQVQGGLVVSF, from the coding sequence ATGAGCGCCACGCGCACCACGTCGTTCGCGCTGCTCTTCGCCCTCACCGCCGCGACCGCTCCCGCCCAGCTCTCGGTCACCATCCGCGACATCAGCCCCGACCAGTCGACCCTGCACAACACCGACCCCGACGGTGCCTCGGGCGGGCGCGTGAACGGCCTGGGCGTCGACCGCACGACGCCAGGCACCTTCTGGGCGGCGAGCGAATGGGGTGGCCTCTTCCGCAGCATCGACAACGGCCTCACGTGGGCGCACGTGCCAGGCCACGTGCCAGTGGCCACGTGGGACGTCGAGGTCGACCCGACGAACTCGAACCGCGTCTACGCGACGTCGTTCTACGACGGCCGCGTCGCGAGCCGGGCCGGGATCAGCCTGACCACCGACGGCGGCGTCACCTGGGTGCGGCCAGCGAGTGCCACGCCGCCGGCGAACTTCTGCATCGAGGAGGTGCGGCGCACGGAGCCGTCAGCCTTCGGCATCGCCATCGATCCGGCAAACGCCGCGCGCGTCTTCATCGGCACGAACTGCGGGCTGGCGATGAGCACGAACTCGGGCGCCACGTGGACCTTCGTCGACCCGACGCCCGCCAACCGTGCCGGCAACGTCTGGGACGTGGTGGTGCACGACGGCGGGATCATCGACCTCTGCGGCGACGACGGGCACCGCCGGTCGACCGACGGCGGGACGACGTGGACGACGGCGACCTCTTCGCCGCTCCCCGCGGGGCGCTGCTCGCTCGCGGTCTCGCCCGACGAGTCGTACGTCCTCTTCGCGGTCGTCGGCACGTCGATCTTCGAGAGCGACGACGGCGGCCAGACCTGGCCGGTCACGTACGCGAACCCGTCGGCGCAGGGGCGCATTCCCTTCGTCGCGACGAACCAGCGCACGGGCGCGACCTACGACCTCTGGTTCGGCGACGTGCGCCTGCACCGCGGGACGTGCACCACGCCGAACCCCGCGGCGCCGGGCGGTGCGCAGCGCTGCAACGCCTCGGCCGCGTGGGCCGGGCCGTTCACCCGCTCGGTTGGCGGCCACGACGACGTGGGCGACATCGCGTTCGCGCCGAACGTCGCCAACGACGCGTGCCCGGTGCTCTTCTCCTCGGATGGCGGCGTCTATCGCAACACGGTGGCCGCGAGCCCCGCGTGCCACATGCCGGCGTGGACGCAGCCGAACGTGACGCCGCACGCCCTCTGGAACTTCACCTTCACGGGCGTGCCGCGCGCCGGCGCCAACGCCGAGGACCTCTACTTCGGCAACCAGGACAACGGCAGCTTCGGCACGACGACGGGCGGCGCCACGAACGTAGCGTGGACCAACGAGCGCTGCTGCGACGGCTTCGACACCGCCGGGGAGGGCACCCGGGGGCTCAGCACCATCTGCTGCTTCGGCGGCGGCCGCGCGACGCGCCTCTTCCTGAGCGGGGCCGGCCTCACGGGAGCCTCACCCGAGATCAGCGTCTACCCTGGCGGCAACATGCGCTCGTTCGAGCACCTGAACTCGCTCGCCAACTTCGGCCCGAACTCGTACGTCGCGGCGACGACGACAGGCGTGTTCGTGTCGACGAACATGGGCCCGGCACCGACATGGACCCAGCTCGGTGCCGCGACGTCGCCGCCGGGCGCATGCGGAACGCAGGTCACCTTCTCGGGTGGCGTGCCGACGTTCTTCGTGAAGAGCGGCGGCTGCAACGGCGACACGGCGGGTACGCTCTGGCGCTACGAGGGTGCCGGCGGAGGCGGCACCTGGCAGCAGGTACCGAACCCCGGGGCGGGGTCGTTCGGGGTGTACGCCGTCGACCGGAACAACCCGCAACGCGTGATCGCGTCGAACCTCGGCGCACCGGGCGGCCCGCGCATGGTGATGACCCTCGACGGTGGGACCACGTGGTTCGGTCTCCCGGCGCTCGACCTGATGATGACGGGCGGCGGCGTGTTCCAGTACGCGAACACGCGGGGGCCCAACCGCTTCACGGGCTTCGGTGGGTACCCGCAGCCGACGCTCGTCGCCTTCGACCCGGCCGACCCCGACCTCGTCGTGGCCGGCGCGGCCGACGCGGGCGTGTTCATCAGCACGAACGGCGGCACGCGATGGCAGCGGGTCACCGACCCGCTCGACCCCGGCGCATCGGGCGTGCCACACATTCCGCGTCCCTACTACGCGCACTTCGACCACGACGCGCCGGGCGACGGCATCAACCTGTTTCTCGGCACGCGCGGGCGCGGCGCGTGGCGATTGACCTTCGAGAAGGTCGCGATGCCGGAGGTGCAGGTGCCGTCGGCGCCCGTGTTCGACGCGCTCTGCCCGGGCGGGTCGGCCGTCGACACGCTCAACGTGTGCAACACGAGCGCGGGCAACCTCGTCGTGACCGCCGTCACCTCGTCGAACCCCGAGTTCGCGGTGACGGCGCCGTCGGGAGGGTTTCCCGTCTCGGTGAGCCACGATTTCTGCTTCCCGTTCCAGGTGCGCTTCACCCCGTCGGCTCCGGGGCCGCGCTCGGCGACGCTCACCGTCAACAGCAACGATCCGAACTTCCCGAGCGTCACCGTGACGTCGACGGGCAGCGGGATTGCGCCCTCCGACATCCGCGTCACCGGCTCCACCGACTTCGGCGTGGCGTCGGCGTGGAAGTCGGCGACCAGGACGGTGTCGGTGTGCAACATCGGCGCGTGCCCGGTCGACGCGACGTCGGCCTCGGTGTCGTGCACCGACTTCACGCTCGCGAGCAACCCGCTGCCGGCGACGCTACGGCCCGGGGCGTGCCTCGACGTCGAGGTGGAGTACACGCCAGGCCTGCCGGGCCGGCACACGTGCGACCTGACGATCACCAGCACGAGCCCGGTCACGCCGAAGGTCGTGCGGGAACTGACCGGCCGGACGCCGCCGGCGATGAGCGTGCACGCCGGCATCGCCTGGCCGCACGGGTCGTTTGCGAGCACGCTCACGTCGGGATCGACGCTCAACGTGGCGTTCATCAACGCCTATCGGCCCGAATGGGCGTGGGAGCTGCGCTTCGGCCTCTCGCGCCTCGACGCGAAGGCCGGCGGGACCGACACCGACGCCTGGCACCTCGCGCCGAACCTCCGCTACACCTTCAACCCGGGTGATCCGTGGCTCGTCTTCGCCAACGGCGGGTTCGGGCTCTACCACTTCAAGCCGGGCGGCTTCGAGGCCGGGCTGAACCTGGGCGCCGGGCTGCGCCGGCCGCTCAATCGGCGGTTCGCGATCGAGGGCACCTACAACTTCCAGTGGGCATTCACCGCGTCGCCGTCGAGGCGCTACAGCCAGGTCCAGGGCGGCCTGGTGGTGAGCTTCTGA
- a CDS encoding amidohydrolase — translation MVRTLLALVCAVVTPAAAQTTPDLERAIAADYAANLEPLFRHFHANPELSHREVQTAARLATELRALGFQVTEGVGGTGVVAVMGNGDGPTVLLRADMDGLPVKEATGLPYASTATQEDLDGIVKPVMHACGHDVHMAALVGAARQLSARKDQWAGTLVLIGQPAEERLTGARAMLDAGLYVRFPKPDYALAFHVAAQLPAGKIEVPPAIVASSADSVDITVHGVGGHGAYPHRSIDPVLVAAQIVVSLQSLVSRTLNPLDPGVITVGAIHGGTKHNIIGDRVDMQLTVRADSREVRQQLLDGIARVARGVALSLGVPEDRLPDVVPSPTESTPPVINDAATAAVIERAFGAHFGDERLVDTRRDGMGAEDFAYFMTSESGVLGVYFSVGGTPEEELATASGHHSPTFRIVPEPSITTGVEAMTVGAIALFRQGRVTVPSEPQPRPR, via the coding sequence CTGGTCCGGACACTTCTGGCCCTCGTCTGTGCGGTGGTGACGCCCGCGGCGGCACAGACCACGCCCGACCTCGAGCGCGCCATCGCGGCCGATTACGCCGCCAACCTCGAGCCGCTCTTCAGGCACTTCCACGCCAATCCCGAGCTCTCGCATCGCGAGGTGCAGACGGCCGCCAGGCTCGCGACGGAGCTTCGCGCGCTCGGGTTCCAGGTGACCGAGGGCGTCGGCGGCACCGGCGTCGTGGCGGTGATGGGGAACGGCGACGGCCCGACCGTCCTGCTTCGGGCCGACATGGACGGACTTCCCGTGAAGGAGGCCACGGGGCTGCCGTACGCCTCGACGGCCACGCAGGAAGACCTCGATGGGATCGTGAAGCCGGTGATGCACGCGTGCGGCCACGACGTGCACATGGCCGCGCTCGTGGGCGCGGCGCGGCAGCTCAGCGCGCGGAAGGACCAGTGGGCCGGCACGCTCGTGCTCATCGGCCAGCCGGCGGAGGAGCGGCTCACCGGTGCTCGCGCGATGCTCGACGCCGGGCTCTACGTGCGTTTCCCGAAGCCCGATTACGCGCTTGCCTTCCACGTGGCGGCCCAACTACCCGCCGGGAAGATCGAAGTGCCGCCCGCCATCGTCGCCTCGAGCGCCGACAGCGTCGACATCACGGTGCACGGGGTTGGCGGCCACGGCGCGTATCCCCACCGCAGCATCGACCCGGTGCTCGTGGCCGCGCAGATCGTGGTCTCGCTGCAGTCGCTCGTCAGCCGGACCTTGAATCCGCTCGATCCGGGTGTCATCACGGTCGGCGCCATCCACGGGGGGACGAAGCACAACATCATCGGCGATCGCGTCGACATGCAGCTGACGGTGCGCGCCGACAGTCGTGAGGTGCGCCAGCAACTGCTCGACGGGATTGCCCGCGTCGCGCGCGGGGTGGCGCTGTCGCTCGGCGTGCCCGAGGATCGCCTGCCAGACGTCGTGCCCTCGCCGACGGAATCGACCCCGCCGGTCATCAACGATGCCGCCACGGCAGCCGTGATCGAGAGGGCGTTCGGCGCACACTTCGGCGACGAGCGGCTCGTCGACACGAGGCGTGACGGCATGGGCGCGGAGGACTTCGCCTACTTCATGACATCCGAATCGGGTGTCCTGGGGGTGTATTTCTCCGTGGGCGGCACGCCGGAAGAGGAGTTGGCGACGGCGTCGGGCCACCACTCGCCGACCTTCAGGATCGTGCCGGAGCCGTCAATCACCACAGGCGTCGAGGCGATGACCGTGGGCGCGATCGCGCTCTTCCGGCAGGGGCGCGTCACGGTGCCGTCAGAGCCGCAACCGCGGCCGAGGTGA
- a CDS encoding VTT domain-containing protein, with translation MPSWEISHAAWFHLSCYGLAVASAVLPWLNAEVIVLAFAAMATSRADLVALAVLATAGQVTGKGLMYWTGRGAALVEAGGTRARLDKWRARLERHRWHPLAWVFVSAVVGVPPLYIITVLAGAAKVPFGRFLAVTSLGRLLHFGMLVLAIGVR, from the coding sequence ATGCCCTCCTGGGAGATTTCGCACGCCGCCTGGTTCCACCTGTCGTGCTACGGCCTTGCCGTGGCGAGCGCCGTGCTGCCATGGCTCAACGCCGAGGTCATCGTGCTCGCGTTCGCGGCGATGGCGACGTCGCGCGCGGACCTGGTGGCGCTCGCGGTCCTCGCGACGGCGGGGCAGGTCACCGGGAAGGGGCTGATGTACTGGACCGGACGCGGCGCGGCGCTCGTTGAGGCTGGCGGAACGCGGGCGCGGCTCGACAAGTGGCGGGCGCGGCTCGAACGCCATCGGTGGCATCCGCTCGCCTGGGTGTTCGTGAGCGCCGTCGTCGGCGTGCCCCCGCTCTACATCATCACGGTTCTGGCCGGGGCCGCGAAGGTGCCGTTCGGGCGGTTTCTGGCGGTGACCTCGCTCGGGCGTCTCCTGCACTTCGGCATGCTGGTGCTCGCCATCGGCGTCCGGTGA
- a CDS encoding PIN domain-containing protein translates to MHGVLVDAGPLVALLDRRDTHHARSVEALRSITEPLVTVWPVLVEAMYLLDTWTEQAALWAMIEAGPIALAPLGDDDVPRVRELMAKYRDLPMDLADAALVHVAERDGYRRVFTIDERDFAVYRVGGRERLTVLPPPGRRRRVRP, encoded by the coding sequence GTGCACGGCGTGCTCGTTGACGCCGGCCCTCTGGTGGCCCTCCTCGATCGCCGCGACACCCACCACGCGCGGTCGGTCGAGGCGCTGCGGAGCATCACCGAACCGCTCGTCACGGTCTGGCCGGTCCTGGTGGAGGCCATGTACCTCCTCGACACGTGGACCGAGCAGGCCGCGCTCTGGGCGATGATCGAGGCGGGCCCGATCGCGCTCGCCCCCCTCGGCGACGACGATGTGCCCCGCGTGCGCGAGTTGATGGCGAAGTACCGCGATCTGCCCATGGACCTCGCCGATGCGGCCCTGGTGCACGTCGCCGAACGCGACGGCTACCGTCGCGTGTTCACGATCGACGAGCGCGACTTCGCCGTCTACCGCGTGGGCGGCCGCGAGCGACTGACGGTACTGCCACCCCCCGGTCGTCGTCGTCGGGTCAGGCCTTGA
- a CDS encoding type II toxin-antitoxin system VapB family antitoxin, with translation MTETFRPISVRLDTETERLLRRLAHETGSTVSSVVREAVAEYGAAHDRRRTPGVRPYDRLEHLIGVVSRHTDRSERTGEKLRSALKGRTRARRAR, from the coding sequence ATGACAGAGACGTTCCGTCCCATCAGCGTGCGTCTCGACACCGAGACCGAGCGGCTGCTCCGTCGGCTCGCTCACGAGACGGGAAGCACCGTGTCGTCCGTCGTCCGCGAGGCCGTCGCCGAGTACGGCGCGGCCCACGACCGGCGCCGCACGCCAGGAGTCCGTCCCTACGACCGCCTCGAGCATCTCATCGGCGTCGTCAGCCGTCACACCGATCGGTCCGAGCGCACCGGCGAGAAGCTCCGGTCCGCGCTGAAGGGGCGTACCCGTGCACGGCGTGCTCGTTGA
- a CDS encoding sigma-70 family RNA polymerase sigma factor: MKGVVDTASPARVSQWLDEIRSGSASALDRLIPVVYAELKRVAAAYMRHERPGQTLQPTALVHEAYLRLLRQRHLSWENRAHFLAIAAQLMRQILIERARAKATVKRGGGLHRVSLDERVTADLGHDIDVETLDALLTKFAVLDPGRARIVELRYFAGLTVEETAAVLHVAPATVKRGWAVARAWLRRALTDEADE; encoded by the coding sequence ATGAAGGGCGTGGTCGACACCGCTTCCCCCGCCCGCGTCTCGCAGTGGCTCGACGAGATCCGCTCGGGGAGCGCCTCCGCGCTCGACCGCCTGATCCCCGTCGTCTATGCCGAGCTGAAGCGCGTGGCGGCTGCCTACATGCGCCACGAGCGGCCCGGCCAGACGCTGCAGCCCACCGCGCTCGTCCACGAGGCCTACCTCAGGTTGCTGCGTCAGCGGCACCTCTCCTGGGAGAACCGGGCCCACTTCCTGGCGATCGCCGCGCAGTTGATGCGTCAGATCCTGATCGAGCGCGCCCGCGCCAAGGCCACCGTGAAGCGCGGTGGCGGGTTGCACCGCGTGTCGCTCGACGAGCGCGTCACGGCGGATCTCGGGCACGACATCGACGTCGAAACGCTCGACGCGCTGCTCACGAAGTTCGCCGTCCTCGACCCTGGCCGCGCCCGCATCGTCGAGCTGCGGTACTTCGCCGGACTGACGGTCGAGGAGACGGCCGCCGTGCTCCACGTGGCGCCGGCCACCGTGAAACGCGGGTGGGCGGTCGCCCGCGCGTGGCTGCGCCGCGCGCTGACCGACGAGGCCGACGAATGA